Proteins encoded in a region of the Neodiprion lecontei isolate iyNeoLeco1 chromosome 5, iyNeoLeco1.1, whole genome shotgun sequence genome:
- the LOC124294625 gene encoding uncharacterized protein LOC124294625 codes for MTVPAAFKLLLLAGLLAGVFAQDFEDNAAQSSKEDVAESERGEAEARLFHKQAENAVYNFTTILVDSIMDVTQGRIEVREGVRVEGKYWYSNGVEKRTVVYVSDENGYRVISDTTELLAEKPNFDANGRISVHTNIAGQDFSYTISADDIARYKEVAERKARV; via the exons ATGACTGTCCCAGCTGCGTTTaag CTTCTCCTTCTCGCTGGTCTCCTTGCCGGAGTCTTCGCCCAGGATTTCGAGGACAACGCGGCACAGTCGTCGAAAGAGGATGTAGCCGAGTCCGAGCGGGGTGAGGCTGAGGCAAGGCTGTTCCACAAGCAGGCCGAAAATGCCGTATACAATTTCACTACCATCCTCGTCGACAGTATAATGGATGTGACCCAGGGAAGGATAGAAGTCAGGGAGGGCGTACGCGTTGAGGGAAAATACTGGTACAGCAATGGGGTCGAGAAGCGAACGGTCGTCTACGTTTCTGACGAAAACGGATACAGAGTAATCTC GGATACGACCGAGCTTCTTGCCGAGAAACCTAATTTCGACGCTAACGGACGGATCTCTGTCCACACGAATATTGCCGGTCAAGACTTCTCATACACCATTAGCGCGGACGATATCGCCCGCTATAAAGAGGTCGCCGAAAGAAAAGCCCGAGTTTAA